From Hydractinia symbiolongicarpus strain clone_291-10 chromosome 12, HSymV2.1, whole genome shotgun sequence, one genomic window encodes:
- the LOC130621319 gene encoding contactin-associated protein-like 2 — MILPPLSHQVNIVFRVVIKLQFLGHATINLRSLERSSSKKNALFRRVFRGTHNAIHSITKEAPSTVICFQLHIYLIHFYAVILSCRRSIRNTEDIPLLFLEFPYESCKKALQSEFVDSGWFYIKPVGQVGIVGVHCRKEETGYYVDIHHDRETSIYVSGYEPCGSYSHQLKYNATSLDAVISLVDQSVSCTQYAKMRCNAAQSYHNEDPPCHYLKDRHDVIINYWAGGDTSSYCACGKTGSCYSALKKCNCDSSSSTTTLEDYGKYTEKEKLPLTAVHGGDTGYSYEWLYLTVKEVVCKEL; from the exons ATGATTTTGCCCCCTCTTTCTCACCAAGTTAACATAGTTTTTAGG GTAGTTATAAAACTACAATTTCT TGGCCACGCAACGATTAATTTGCGAAGTTTGGAGCGTTCTTCCTCTAAGAAAAATGCGTTATTTCGTCGAGTATTCCGCG GAACACACAATGCAATTCATTCAATTACCAAAGAAGCGCCAAGTACTGTGATTTGCTTCCA GTTGCATATTTATTTGATTCATTTTTATGCTGTTATTTTGTCTTGTCGTCGAAGTATAAGAAATACAGAGGAT ATACCTTTGTTGTTTTTAGAATTTCCATACGAAAGTTGCAAGAAAGCACTACAGTCTGAATTTGTTGACTCTGGTTGGTTTTACATTAAACCTGTTGGTCAGGTTGGAATCGTAGGAGTACACTGCAGAAAGGAGGAGACGGGATACTATGTCGACATCCATCATGACAGAGAAACTTCAATTTATGTCAGCGGATATGAACCTTGTGGCAGTTATTCCCATCAGCTTAAATACAATGCTACTAGTTTGGATGCAGTGATATCATTGGTCGATCAATCAGTAAGTTGCACCCAATATGCAAAAATGAGATGTAACGCTGCTCAAAGCTATCATAATGAAGATCCCCCGTGTCACTATTTAAAAGATCGACATGatgttattattaattattgGGCTGGTGGCGACACAAGCAGCTACTGTGCTTGTGGAAAAACAGGAAGTTGTTATAGTGCATTAAAAAAGTGCAACTGTGACAGCTCAAGTAGCACCACTACTCTAGAGGATTATGGAAAATATACCGAAAAGGAGAAATTGCCATTAACAGCTGTTCATGGTGGCGATACAGGTTATTCGTATGAATGGTTGTATCTGACGGTAAAGGAAGTTGTTTGCAAAGAAttgtaa